One Ictalurus furcatus strain D&B chromosome 25, Billie_1.0, whole genome shotgun sequence DNA window includes the following coding sequences:
- the LOC128601255 gene encoding cilia- and flagella-associated protein 251-like isoform X1 yields the protein MSFFKSFQDSLSSVSVSSILDSVSSTVSNTVDGVRTAVSDVTYTVSDQLTEQVNTIISKKQGEDEGEVSSEKDSDSRAGAGARINSKRNAFADEEEERREREKQEQEQKNEEEQWEWCYAPSKGWYRKRRDPNQRETSAERQAERQAERQENKEKRTGASEHLSTSNGDMNLQEVMAVKMENNKGGQEDTVSKTSAETAYCADTEAEQCPNSNTDQTNGHTQDGNIRDKHAQDGAAQDGHAQNRDTQDKDETQSDERRNSTSTKAKQNTGICLSVYLSGWLSIYLSVGKLPMFLPVCLYIYLSVYLSVSLDICLYIYLSVCVSVCLCTCLTV from the coding sequence ATGTCGTTCTTCAAAAGTTTCCAGGACAGTCTGTCCTCCGTGTCTGTCTCTTCCATCCTGGACTCGGTGTCCAGCACCGTCTCAAACACGGTGGACGGTGTGAGGACAGCGGTGAGTGATGTGACGTACACAGTGAGCGACCAGCTGACAGAGCAGGtcaacaccatcatcagcaAGAAGCAGGGTGAGGATGAAGGTGAAGTGTCCTCCGAGAAGGACTCGGACAGCAGGGCAGGAGCAGGGGCACGAATAAACTCAAAGAGAAATGCTTTCgcagatgaggaggaggagcgacgtgagagagagaagcaggagCAAGAGCAGAAGAATGAGGAGGAGCAGTGGGAGTGGTGTTACGCTCCATCTAAGGGTTGGTACCGCAAACGCAGAGACCCAAACCAGAGAGAAACCAgtgcagagagacaggcagagagacaggcagagagacaggagaataaagagaagaggACAGGAGCGAGTGAGCATCTGTCCACCTCTAACGGAGACATGAACTTACAGGAAGTAATGGCTGTGAAGATGGAGAATAATAAAGGAGGACAGGAGGACACCGTCTCCAAGACCAGTGCTGAGACAGCATACTGCGCAGACACTGAGGCAGAACAGTGTCCAAACTCCAACACTGACCAGACAAATGGACACACCCAAGATGGAAACATCCGAGACAAGCATGCCCAAGATGGAGCCGCTCAAGATGGACACGCCCAAAACAGAGATACCCAAGACAAAGACGAGACTCAGTCAGATGAGAGAAGAAACTCCACGTCTACTAAAGCAAAACAGAACACcggtatctgtctgtctgtataccTGTCTGGttggctatctatctatctgtctgtcggCAAGCTACCTATgtttctacctgtctgtctgtatatctatttatctgtctacctgtctgtctcattgGATATCTGTTTGTACATCtacttgtctgtctgtgtatctgtctgcctgtgtaCTTGTCTGACTGTATAA
- the LOC128601255 gene encoding cilia- and flagella-associated protein 251-like isoform X2, translating to MSFFKSFQDSLSSVSVSSILDSVSSTVSNTVDGVRTAVSDVTYTVSDQLTEQVNTIISKKQGEDEGEVSSEKDSDSRAGAGARINSKRNAFADEEEERREREKQEQEQKNEEEQWEWCYAPSKGWYRKRRDPNQRETSAERQAERQAERQENKEKRTGASEHLSTSNGDMNLQEVMAVKMENNKGGQEDTVSKTSAETAYCADTEAEQCPNSNTDQTNGHTQDGNIRDKHAQDGAAQDGHAQNRDTQDKDETQSDERRNSTSTKAKQNTGGGAAGGGAVESSGVEKQLPEDGDNEEGATGDTTLTLLF from the exons ATGTCGTTCTTCAAAAGTTTCCAGGACAGTCTGTCCTCCGTGTCTGTCTCTTCCATCCTGGACTCGGTGTCCAGCACCGTCTCAAACACGGTGGACGGTGTGAGGACAGCGGTGAGTGATGTGACGTACACAGTGAGCGACCAGCTGACAGAGCAGGtcaacaccatcatcagcaAGAAGCAGGGTGAGGATGAAGGTGAAGTGTCCTCCGAGAAGGACTCGGACAGCAGGGCAGGAGCAGGGGCACGAATAAACTCAAAGAGAAATGCTTTCgcagatgaggaggaggagcgacgtgagagagagaagcaggagCAAGAGCAGAAGAATGAGGAGGAGCAGTGGGAGTGGTGTTACGCTCCATCTAAGGGTTGGTACCGCAAACGCAGAGACCCAAACCAGAGAGAAACCAgtgcagagagacaggcagagagacaggcagagagacaggagaataaagagaagaggACAGGAGCGAGTGAGCATCTGTCCACCTCTAACGGAGACATGAACTTACAGGAAGTAATGGCTGTGAAGATGGAGAATAATAAAGGAGGACAGGAGGACACCGTCTCCAAGACCAGTGCTGAGACAGCATACTGCGCAGACACTGAGGCAGAACAGTGTCCAAACTCCAACACTGACCAGACAAATGGACACACCCAAGATGGAAACATCCGAGACAAGCATGCCCAAGATGGAGCCGCTCAAGATGGACACGCCCAAAACAGAGATACCCAAGACAAAGACGAGACTCAGTCAGATGAGAGAAGAAACTCCACGTCTACTAAAGCAAAACAGAACACcg GGGGTGGAGCTGCTGGGGGTGGAGCTGTAGAGAGTAGCGGTGTGGAGAAACAGTTACCTGAGGATGGGGACAATGAAGAAGGTGCGACAGGTGACACTACACTGACACTCCTGTTTTAA